The Erythrolamprus reginae isolate rEryReg1 chromosome 6, rEryReg1.hap1, whole genome shotgun sequence DNA segment GGCCAGCGTCTGTGCCCCGCGGTGGGCGAAGCGGTGCCCGAAGGACAGCCACTCCTTCTCCACCAGAAGGCGGAAGCCCTCCATCGTGCGGTAATAGGGGTCCGAGAGCAGCTGCACCAGCGAGACCACctgagggcagggaggagccGGGGGTCAGGGGGAGCCTCGGGGccaagggggtgggggtgagagGGTCGCTCCCGGGAGGGGCCCTGCTGACCTGCGTGGTGATGTCCCAGCCGTCCTCCAGGCTGACCAAGACGGAGGATCCGGTGTCCAGCAGTTCGACCACAAGCACCGAGATCTGCAGGATCTTATGGATCTGCCATAGACAAAAGGAACAGGCAGCTGCCAAAACTCCTccctccagccccccccccccgtgcccccccccccccgggcttccTGCAGTATATGCGAGCAGAGGATAATCCTTCTCCGATTCACACGCCCCCATTCATAATTCACACCGTCTCtttgcccccccctccccacccggcTGTTCTCCCGCCAGGGCCCTGCGCCTACGCCCGTCCTTCAGGCTGCCCAATGCCCCCTCTCGGCTTCCAAGCATTTATGTGAATGGCGCTACAACACATGTAAACTAACAATGTATGCTTGTTCCTTTAAGAGAGGTGCGCTGGTTGACCAAAAGAGGCAGCCAACAGAGttcttcttggggggggggggagtgttattGATTAGTAGTTGCTGTGCGCATAGAGCCGTGTGGTGACATGTGGTTTGTCTATGGCAGtttgccttgtgtgtgtgtgtgtatggtttgGCTTGTATAACGACTGCTCTATATCTGTATATCTGTATATCTACTTGTACTTATTGGACTGAATAATCCACAGCTGCCACGTTTACTCTGTGTTGGGTTTGTATCAGGGATGCTGTATTTTTCCTGAGCCACCTAACATGAATTATGCAGCTGCCCCTCTCTCAGACGCATGGggctctgggcagcatacaataaaataaattacagaaTGTAAGAAACCAAACAACCGACCGCTGGACATCATCTAAACAATGATCGAGGCAGCCGGGGGTCGGGCTCCAACCCACCTAATCCCAGAGGGGGCAGCGTCCCCAACGGCCACGGCGGGAGAGGCTCCCCCTCTGCTAacagccccctccccccgctgCTGGGTCAACAGCCTGAGCGGAGCAGTCGGGGGAGGGTCAGGTTGTGGGACCTGCCTGTtcatcccaccctccctccctgaaAGCCTTCAAGCCGCCTCCAAAAACATTAAACCATCGTGGGAACGAAGCCCAGCCAGGCACCAAAGCCGTCCAGTGCCCGAGAGAGGGGGACGGAATGGAagggagtaataataataatatcctgaaAACAGGGCCAGCCAATGGGGCCGGACTCAGCCCAAACCCCTCGCGTGGCCCCCTCCGCCCCCCATGACTAGGGCTGCCTTGCTCTCCTGCAGGAGACGGGGATGGCACGGCCTTTGCAACATcaagggggtgtgtgtgtgtgtgccaacgGGGGGGGGGTAGTCGATGGGTCAAGACCggagggggaagaggggggggCTGGGCCCAGGCTGCCTGCCACTCACCTGCACCAGCCACTCCGACTCCTCCAGGGAGCGCAGGTAGGTGGGGCCGGACTCTGGGGAGGGGCTGCCCGGGACACAGGCCTTCATCAGCTTCTTGAAGCTGCTCTTGACCTGCCGCGCCTCGAACACCTCGATGGGGACCATCTCCCAGTGCTGCAGAGGGTCCGGCTTTACTCCCTGGGAAGCACAAGGAAGGAAGGTCCTTTTCCCCCCTGGCCACCGCCTCCCCGGCCCCCCCGGCCTCCTCCCAGCCCCCCTCGGAAGGACCCAAGAGTACCCGCAGTTGGGACTTGTCTCCGATGATGTAGAGCTGCCGGAGGAAGCTGGCGTCCGAGGGAGACCCATTGGGCTGTGCCCCAAACTCTTTCCCCGCCAGGCGGGACCCGATCTCCACGTTGAGGGCGTAGCTGCTTAAGCGGCCCCCGGCCCGGATGCTGCCCCACTTGCCTGCAAGGACAACGGggcccatcaccaccaccaccaccaccacgggAGACGCAGCCCCTTCGGAGCGAGCCGGCCTTCTGCAGGGAGGCAGGACCTGTCTGTGGCAGAGGGGGGTGGGGGCTGTCCTGAGAGGGGGCCCCCACGGACGCAGGGAGACGGGCGCAGGACGGTTAGTGCCGAGCCGGAGGAGAGGGGGGTCCTGCCCGGATGGGGCTGGTGGGGGGGGATGAGTTAGCCACACGTGAGGAGCTCCGCAGCAGAAACGAGGGGGCTCCGTGTCCATACGATACCTCGGGGGGAGTCGGGCTTCCTTGAGGCAGCACTCTTGGGGCTGGAGAAGGTGATTACCCTACTTCTGTGACCTACAGCTGAGAGGGACACGATGGAGAGGCAGCTCAGCtaggggagaagggggggggcatgGGGACTGCTCACTCTcaggagggggggcagggggcacaAATGGCCGGATGGAGGAGCAGACGAGATGAATGACAAAAGCCTGGGAGACCTGTGGGCCAATCTGGGACCCCCACCCGCCCCTGCCAGGAGGGGGTGACGTGCCTCTGTCCCCCCCAAACGCTCCCTTCAGCAGCTAGCGAGGGAGCCAGCCGGCCGGCCGGCCAGGGGTGTCGGCAGAGGCTGCTGCCAACGTCTCACCTCCACGGCTCCCTGTGCCGGACCCTTCGTCTCTCCCGCCCATCACCTGCTTCATGAGGGACCCCAGCTTGGGCTGCCTCTTCTCAGATGAATCTGTGGCACCAAGAGAGGGTGGAGCCTttacctccctcccctccccctgtccTAGATCCCAGGGCAGGAGACCCTCCACGCCTGCCTAAGCCTCCCCCTGGCACCGCGGGGCCCCTTCCCTGGTGGGGGAGGGCAGGGTCCCAGGTCAGCCGTTCCAGGTGGAGCCAACGCCAGTCAGACAAACAaggaatgagggggggggggctgcggaGCAATGAAATGGGGAGGGGGACACCTGCCAACGAACGTCATGGAGCCACAGGAGACTCACCTAGCCACGCCGTCCTTCCCGCAGCCTCAGAGCTGCCACGCCCAGAGGGGCTTCTTGAAGCGGCCCCTCTTGTTTCCAGCCCCCAGCgcaagccccccaccccacccacccaccctcgcgCTCACCTGAGTGGCTCACGTGGGCAGAGCTGAAGCCGCCACTGAGCGTGTTGCGCCCGCCGGCATCCGCATAGTGGGGCATGGAGTGGATGATGGCCTGCAGGTACTTCTCCTGCTCCAGACTGGTCGAGTCTGCCTGGGAGGGGCCTGGAAAGAGAGGCAGGAGGAGGGGAGGGCCTcgggcgggggaggggagggcaggaGGAGGGGGCACTGCAAAGAGACCCCGCCCTCGAGGTACCTGGGGCAGGGGCGTTCTGGGACTTGAAGAGACCCACCACGCCCTTCCCGTGCAAGCCGCCCGATCGCAGCAGGACCGCCTTGGTGCGCGAGTTCCGCCAGCAGACCACGGGGAAGCGGTTCTGCCGGTAGCAGCGCGAGATCCGCTGGACCGTGTTGTCCTGGATGCTCTGCGGGATGATCAGCAACCCTGGGTAGCTGCGGAGGCAAAGCAGAACCGGTAGCCCCGGTCGGTGCGCGTGGCCTCTTCGCGGGGAGACCGGGAGGGGAGGCGCCTCTGTTCCCGGGCTTCTCAGCCCCAGCCACTTCGGCCACCCGGTCAAGCCTGTCCTGCGGTCGGGGACCCTCGGGCCAAATCTATGACGACAACACAGGCACCAAAGGAGGCACCACCACGCAACATTTTGGGTGACCATATGCTACCATACAATAGAGTAGGTAGGGAGGTCgatagattagataggatagataaatgattgattggttgattgattggttggttggttgaatgAATGAAGGCTTTGAAACCAAACATGGAATTTTCACACCAGATGTGGGAACCGAGACTATTTGTCTTGACGTCCCAGAAGGCAGCTGCCAATCCAGCTGAGGCCAACCAGAAGCCCAGGAAGAGGAGCAGGGCGGGGCCCACACGGAGTAGCCCCACCTGCCTCAATGCCAAACGCCATTCAGCCCCACCGCGTCCCCCTCTTCCAGGTGTTCCTAGAGCCCCAGGCCGCCTCGTCCCCTGCCCCCACCGTCCACCCCCTGGGAAGCGTCCCTGGCACATCCGCGGGGCTCCCTAAAGCAGCTGCAAGCCATCGCGGACTCTGAGGGGCCCCTCGGTTCTTCCCGTGACAGCTCCCCCTGAGCCCCCTAACCCTAAGAGctccgccctccctccctccctccgcggcCTCCAGGGCAGCCCCTCCCCTAGTGGCCCACCTCCTGCAGATGGCGTACATCCGGTTGACGGTGGAGATGCGGAAGGGCTCGTTCTTGGAGCGGGTCAGGCTGTTGCTGAGGGTGCCCAGGCCCAGGCGCTGGTAGTCCCGGCAACAGGCTCGCTCCACCAGGTGCGACATGGTCATCTTGTCCGAGGGCCGGAGTGCAGCCGAGGGGGTCAAGGTGCTCCTCTCCGCCTCTTCGGACACTGCAGGGGGTGGCAGGGGGCGCGTCAGGGAGGGGCTACCAAAGAGGGGCTCCCTCCGCCTGCCGCCCCCACCCGTGGCTGTGGCTGTGGGGCCCTACCGGAGATCTCGTCCTCATTGTCCTCGGGGAAGGGGTGATGGCTGCCCCGCTGCTCCCAGGGAGGCGGGCTGTATTTCTTGCGGGTGACATATTGGCGGCCGATGGTCCTCTTGGCGTTCTTCACCAGGTTCTTGGAGATGGTCCTACAAGAGCCAGCGGGAGAGGTCGGCCCCCTGCAAAGTGGaaggccccaccccaccccctcctTCCGACCCCGAGcgtcccccacccttcctgtctccCCCGCGTGGGGGCGCTGGGGCTGCCCAGCCTCCCCCAGGAGCCTCCGCTCACGTCAGGCCGACCCAGGGAGCAAAATCAGGGGCTGCTCACCGCCACCCCCCTCGCCCCCACGATGCCCCCCACCTGAGGGAGGggttcttgtccttgtccttggCCGGCAGAGCGGGCTTGCTGGCCTGTCCCACCGTGAAGGCAAAGGTGTCGGAGACGTGCTGCGGGTAGCGCAACTTGCTGAGATGCTTCCGGAAGGTCTCTGCGCTCTCGGAGGCCACTTCCTCGTCGAAGACGATGCGCAGGACCTGCAGGGCGGACGGAGGTGGGCtcagctcccccctccccactttgctTCCCCCAGCACCGAGgccagagggatggggagggggtgggggggccCTCACCTGGAATGTGCAGGAGCGCAGCTGGAGCTGAGCGCATCCGTCCTGCAGGAACTGATCCAAGGGCGCCTGGGCGGAGACCTTCTCCTCTTTGGTCAGGGAGGCAATGGGGAAGGAGCGGACCACCACTTGCTCTCCCACTGCGGGGAGGGGAAAGGGACCGACGTCAGCCACGGGGCGACCCTCCTTGCGTTACCCGGCTCATCCCCGGGGGCCTCcaggcagcctccccccccccctcctcttggTGGTCTTCCCTGCCCTCTCTCCTAACATCGTGGCGACCAGAACCGGCTGCCGGATTCCAAGTGGGGCCTGACCGAAGCCTTGCAAAGCGGCATCAACACTGCGCCTGACCTTCAGTCTctgctggcttttccagcagctgcTGCCCACGGCTGGCTCCCATTCCAACGGCTGCCCACTAgggctccaaggtccctctcacaggtGAGCAAAGTACCACACCTGCTGTGAATTTCATTTGGTCCGAGAGCCCCCGTTGCTCAGGCCTGTGTCCTGGCTGCTCATTTTGGAGGCTTATATATTGGTCCTTTTGTTTCTTTTAGTGGTTTGATTAAGCTGCCCAGAGATATTGGCTGAGATGGGCAGCGGTCGGAACCGAATGAACGGATGGACTATCGAACTGCGTTTGTTCAGGTCCACCCAGACCCGATTTATTCATGAATGACTTGGATTAAGAGCGTGAGAGAATATCAGATTCGCTGACCACCAATGTGCAGTATTTCAGGCTGACTCAGCCAACTGCtcggagttcgatcctgaccagctccaggtggactcacccttccctccttctgaggtgggtcaaatgaagagaCCCCGATGGTTGGGGGCAGGAGGCTGACTCTGCGCTATGGCTCAAATGTTGCCAAGAATGGAACGGAATTTAAAACAATATCGATACAAGTAAAGAAGTGACGAAATAAAAACGCAACGTCCGAGGGCCACTTGGCTGCAAAACAAGCAGACGCGACTCTCGGCTCCTCTGGAGTGGACGGAGAGAGCCAGGGTtggccccctcccacccacctcaAGGGCCCGGTCCTGGGCACCCGATTTCAAGGACTCCCGCACTGGACTAGGGCTGGTTAAGGGGAGATCGGAGAAAagacggggagagagagagtctACAGACACCTGAATGGGGGTCACCCAGTGGGGGTCATGTCTCTCTCAGCCTTCAGCTGGGTCAGGCGGCTGGGCCCGGCCTCCTCCAAGGAGCCTCCTGCCCCCCGGCCCTCCCTCCCAGGGGCCTGGACTGCCCTGGCGCCCCCTTACCTAGCGGGTCAGTGGGCGTGCCCTTGAAAATGATGCGGTAGGTGGTCAGGAAGACGGCTCCTTCGGCCGGGAGCAGCGGGGGCCCACCGAGGCTGCCCCCAGCGCCTTCTTCCCTGCCGTCGGGCACCAGGTAGACGCGCAGGCCCCCCATCACGCTCTCCTCCCCCATCAGCAGGTTCGGCTGGAGCAGCTTCGGCTGTGGGGAGCAGACCCTGCTTACCTCCATCCCGGAAGGCcgcctgcccccctcccccgccccccgccccccgggaAGCCTCACCTTCTGTATCGGAGGGAGCCTCTTGCTCTCCCGGTGGACGGCGTCCAGGGTCTCGATGTGCATCTGGACAATGTCTGGGGGGAGGTGTCATGGGGAGACGGCCGTGAgagcccctccctctctctgggcCTCCCCCGCCCCCTCCCGGCTCAGGGGGGAGGGGCACCTGCCTGGGATCATGACATGCAGCCCCTTGAGGTGCTCGTTGGTGACGCCGCTCTCGGTGCAAACCTTGTCCACAAAGCGGTTGATGAACCGTACCACGTAGTTGGCCACGTCGGAGCTTTCGGCATCCTCAAAGCCACTTTCAGTGTCGTAGCTGTCCGCCACACTGCCAGCGATGCTGGGGGAGGCAGAGGGGCCCCTGAGCAcagcccccctcctctccccaccccccgGCTGGCTGGCTCAGCGGGACCCCTCCCACTACCTGCTGGTGATGAGGCTGTTGCTGACGCTCTCGGCGTCCCCCAGCGCAGCCCCCCGCAGCAGCCGGTTCTTGCTGGTGTCCAGGGGCAGCAGGAGGTAGCTCATGCGGTTGGCGTAGTGGATGGCCTGGCTGAAGACGGTGCTCTCTTCCTTCTGGATGAGCTCCTGCTGCTTCTCCCGGCCCATGGTGGGCCACAGGCGGCACTGCACGGCAGCGATGTCCAGCGCCGACCCCTCCTCGGCCACCTGGGAACCAGCAGTTGAGCCGGGAGCCCAGCCCCTCCCCGCACTCCCCGCGGCTCTGCTCCTCCTCCCCAGCTCAGGCCCACACCTTCTCCGCCGAGTCCTCCTCGTGGCTCTCCAGGTAGAGGGCGCGGATGTGGTTCTGCACATCGCTGTAAAACATGGCTTCCCAAAACTGAAGGTTGGTCCACACCAGGTGCTCCTGCACGCAGCTGTAGGCAAACTGGGTGATCCCGGGGCTGAGCTTCTGCAGGGCGGcacgaggggaggggagggggggagggaagggaagggaaggaaggaaggaagagaaagaaggaaggaaaggaaggggaaggaaggaaggaaagagaaagaaggaaggaaaggaaggaaggggaaggatggaaggggaaggaaggaaggggaaggaaggaaggaaagagaaggaaggaaggggaaggaaggaaggaaagagaagagaaggaaggaaggggaaggaaggaaggggaaggaaggaaggaaagagaaggaaggaaggaggaggaaggaaggggaaggaaagagaaggaagggaggaaggaaggaaggaaggaaggaaagagaaggaaggaaggaagagaaagaaggaaggaaaggaaggaaggggaaggatggaaggggaaggaaggaaggggaaggaaggaaggaaggaaggaaggggaaagaaggaaggggaaagaaggaaggaaggaaagaaggggaaggaaggaaagagaaggaaggaaggaaagagaaggaaggaaggaggaggaaggaaggaaggggaaggaaagagaaggaagggaggaaggaaggaaggagaaggaagggagggagggagagagggagggagggaggaagggaggggaaggaaggaaggaagggaggggaaggaagggaggcctTGTGAAGGAGGGCACccgccccacccaccccccgctcTCCTGGGCCAGCGCCATCCCACCCCCGTGCCAGCCAGGCTACtcacgcggcagaaggcggtgacCAAGGGCAGGAGCGCTGCGGCCACCCCGTGCTCGTCCGTGGCATTGCAGTCCTGTGGTGAGAGGCGAGAGCAACGCTGCAGCCGGGCGCTGTGGGGGTTGGGGGtgaaggggaagggggggggtctCCAGCCGCACCTGCAGGCAGCAGTTCATCATCCGGACGATGAAGTCGAACTGCTGGGGGTCCAGCATGGCCCTGTTCTGCTGCACGTGGAGGTTCAGCTCGTGGCTCAGGCACTGGCGGGCGGCCCGGCTCTTCATGGCCCTCAGCACGGCCGGCAGCAGCTGCGGGGCAGACCCACCAGGCGCTCAGCACGGGGGCCACGCTGTCCTGCCCAGTGGGGAAGGGAGCCCTCCTCCCCCGCAGTTGGCAGCcagtcctccccccctccctcccccatcctgGGGGTTCCGTCCGGCTTCAGGCCACGGGTCAGGGGAAAGGCCTCCAGCCACCTTTCCCCAGTGGGAGTATCTCGGCCCAGAGCCCCCTGCCCGGCACCTTCTTGGCTTCCAGCATCTTGCCCTCAAAGACGAAGGAGATGCAGTTCCTGACCACCTCCAGCCGACGGGCACTATTGGCCAGCAGCATCCCGTTCCGTTCCGTGAGGGTCCCTGGAAGAGAGAAACGCCAGCCTCTGCCTCCCTCCACCTCACCCAGGCCAGTGGGGGCATTCAAGggccctgacccccccccccctgcacctcCCCAGGGCTCCACCCCCGGCCTCTTCTGGAGCTTCTAAGCAGGAGGCTGCGGGGCTGGCCAAAGGACGGACCGGAGGGGAGAAGGCCAGCTCCTTCGACAGGGCAACACGGAGGCTCCCGAGTCCAGGGTGGAGGCCGGGAGGGTGAAGCCAGCTCATTACAAAGCCGGACGCGAGAGGGGAGTCAGAGGCCACCCAACGAATTTGTGGTCACCAGATCTAGAACAGCCAGAAGTGACGCCAATCCGGACGGTGCCACCGCATCTCCCGAGAGAGGGGGCCACTGGCGCTGGGCAGCTCCCCCCTGGCCACTGGGGACTTCCTGGTGACCCCGGAACGGCCCAGAAGGCGAGGTGGCCCTTGCCGGACCCTGCCTGGGGGATCCTGTCCTACCAAACCCAGCAGGGGCCGTCGAGAGGGAAGGCTGGGACCTCCGGCTGACCCTTTCAGACCCTGAATCCTCTGAGTGGTCAACTTGTGCTCTAGATTCATGTCCGGCTTTTCTCCTTTGCTCCAAAGAGAAACACCCCCCCACCGGGGCCCCTCCCCCACCATCGCCATTCCTTTGGCTGCCCACTGCCCCTGGTCTCCGGACCCACCAAGGGCTGCAGGGGCTGGAACCCACATACCCAGGGGCGGCCCTGATGGCACCACAGCTTTCTTCTCCGCCTTCACCAAAGGAGGCGCTGTCTGCTGTTTGGCCGTGGCCTGGTCAACGATCCACTGGATGGTCCCTTCGTCCAGGTGGGGGAAGGGCTTCTGATGCAGGCGCAGGTGGCAGCCTTCCGTGGGCTTCTGCACCTTGTGCATCGTCACGGCCGGGTAAGGGTTCTCCTGGAGCAACAGAGCCGGCGGCGGCAGCAGAGGTCAAGGGCAGCGGCCGTCCGCGCTGGGACCAAAGCTCACCCCCACCCAGCCCTCCAACTATCCAGCCACGGGCAGCACACAGACAAGGACAGGGAGGCCCAGCCGGATGCCCAAAAGCTACCCACCGGTCTGGAGTCTCTGCctgcatgtgtgtggggggggagggggggacggGGCGGccggaggggaatcccagccaaGCGCCTATGCAGTGCAGGGCCTGTGCCCCCTGCCCAACCCTCAAAGCGGGAACAAAGCAGGGGATGCTGGGGGGGACGTACGTTTTTGTAGAGCTGCTCGGCCAGTTCCTTGACCTGGCGTAGGATCTTGGCCTGGTTTCCTTCATCGGCCTGCGTCCATTTGGCTTCACTGGCCACAAGctaagaaaggggaaaggaaggttTTCGTCCAGCACCCCAacgcgcacacacgcacacacgcaggcccgccagtcagctggagcatCGGGGGGGGCCCTCGGGGTCCTTCCCCACAAGCCTTTCACCTCGTCAAACAAGTCCGTCTCCCGGTAGGGGGGCCCCCTCTCGGTCACAAAGCCCGCGAAGGCCATGCCCTCCAGCACCTTGGGCAGGAAGTCGTCCTCCACCAGGCCCCTCTGGCCGAGGAAGGCGGCCtgcagcaaggggggggggggagagagaagcccAGGAAGGGGGCCtgtgctgggggtgggggaaggccagAGGCCCCCAAGCACAGAGGCCCCCTCTCCTGAGAAAGGGACCCGCCCCAGCCCCCTCCCACCCTGCTGGGCATAAACCCCTGGACTCCACCGCCCACTCATGTCACTCATGTCACGCTGGGTGAGCCAGGGGGCTGCTCGCTCCGAccactctcctccgctgcctacCTTGTGGAAGCGAATGACCGGCTCCGGGTGAATGCGGATGGTGTGCAGGGACCAGCGGTAGCCCTGCAGCAACTGCGCAAACAGGCGGAGGAAGACGGCCCGGATCTCCTTGTCCTGCAGCCAGATGAGCGAGGGAGGGGGGGTCAGGGGGCACGTGCCCCCCCACCCGTAAAGGCccctgcacgcacacacacaccccgcagcCCCTTGGCAGAGCTGTGCGCTGAAGGCTCGGGACGGAGGGGGGGCCCCGgagctcccccccctccccctcctgcagAGGGACCACCGCCCCGCTCACCTGCATCTTGAGGGAGGAAGCCGAGACGGTGGAGGGGGGGAAGGCCAGGTCCGCCATCTCCAGCTCTGGGTCCAGGACCTGCTCAGAAGACAAAAGTCAGCAGGGGATTCGATCAAAGGGTAGGTGGTCATGAGGGGGCTTACGTGTCTTCCCCCTTCTTGCGCTCCAGTGGAGCCAGGGAGGTGCTGGCGTGGCCAACGCCCAAACGCCAGCTGGACCTTGGGAGAAGCGCCCTTCCGCCACCGGGACCAGCTCTTGTGTCCTATGTCCCTCCAGGCCCCCCCGTTCCTGGCCCTCTACGGCGGCCTCACCTCGGTTCCGTCACCCCGCCTGCCCGGTAGTTCACGGGCCCCAGCCCAGCTGCCCTGGACACACGGTGGTGGGGGTGTCCTTcccactgcccccctcccccggtgGCTTTAAAGTTCTCCTGGTCcactttctgccccccccccccccgcctgagtCTTCAGGGAAACTACATTCCCTGACGCTCCCAACTTCAGGGCCACAGGGTGGACAGAGACTTATGTGCAGAGACCTTTCCTTTGTCTGGAAACGTGGAACATAAGTGGAGCATATGTGCTCCTCAGAAAAAGAAACGTTTCCTctttagaaaaattaaaacaagGCATAATTATTACATTGCacaatgttgttattattattattaggaagaTATGAAATACTtgacttgcacacacacacacacacacacacaaatacctgAGTGGCTTTACATGTTAATCCCCAATTAAAACCAGAACTTGTATTGAGTGACGAATGCGGCAGATTTACTGGGGTGAAAGTTGAATTACATGGAATTGAACTTTAGGTTTTTCGTTTGGGGAACATCTCTAAATTTTCAAGGTATTGGTATTGGTTGTATtggtggattgattgattgattggatttataccccgcccctctctgaggactcggggcgacttgcAACATACGgaaaagacaataaaaacatcTTCAATCCAATTAGCTTAAAATTAACTAGTTTCAGAATCCCAATTCACTTCCCTTCCCGCCACAGCCGTACGTTTCCTTCGTCGTCCGGGGCCAAGTACTTAACAGCCCCAAGCCCGAGGGcccaaatgagtcttcagactcttgcgggagggtgggggcagtacgaacctccgggggcagctggttccagagggccggagcccccacggagaaggctcttcccctaggccccaccgaGCGACGTTGTCTAGcagacggggcctggagaaggccggtCTCGCGAGtagtctggcccggtgccatgtagggctttataggtcactacCAGCACTTTGacttgtgtccagaaaccaatcggcaaccaatgcgggCCGCGGAGGGCTGGAGAGACGTGGGCGTGTCTGGGGGGGCCCCGTGAACGCTCTCGCAGCCGcactctgcacgatctggagtgtccgaacgctcttcagaggcagccccaGGGAGAGAGCGTTGCGGTAGTCGCACCTCGAGGTGAAGAGGGCAGTGAGTGGCCGTGAGCAGagaccccctgtccaaatagggctgcaac contains these protein-coding regions:
- the SBF1 gene encoding myotubularin-related protein 5 isoform X8, whose protein sequence is MVLDPELEMADLAFPPSTVSASSLKMQDKEIRAVFLRLFAQLLQGYRWSLHTIRIHPEPVIRFHKAAFLGQRGLVEDDFLPKVLEGMAFAGFVTERGPPYRETDLFDELVASEAKWTQADEGNQAKILRQVKELAEQLYKNENPYPAVTMHKVQKPTEGCHLRLHQKPFPHLDEGTIQWIVDQATAKQQTAPPLVKAEKKAVVPSGPPLGTLTERNGMLLANSARRLEVVRNCISFVFEGKMLEAKKLLPAVLRAMKSRAARQCLSHELNLHVQQNRAMLDPQQFDFIVRMMNCCLQDCNATDEHGVAAALLPLVTAFCRKLSPGITQFAYSCVQEHLVWTNLQFWEAMFYSDVQNHIRALYLESHEEDSAEKVAEEGSALDIAAVQCRLWPTMGREKQQELIQKEESTVFSQAIHYANRMSYLLLPLDTSKNRLLRGAALGDAESVSNSLITSSIAGSVADSYDTESGFEDAESSDVANYVVRFINRFVDKVCTESGVTNEHLKGLHVMIPDIVQMHIETLDAVHRESKRLPPIQKPKLLQPNLLMGEESVMGGLRVYLVPDGREEGAGGSLGGPPLLPAEGAVFLTTYRIIFKGTPTDPLVGEQVVVRSFPIASLTKEEKVSAQAPLDQFLQDGCAQLQLRSCTFQVLRIVFDEEVASESAETFRKHLSKLRYPQHVSDTFAFTVGQASKPALPAKDKDKNPSLRTISKNLVKNAKRTIGRQYVTRKKYSPPPWEQRGSHHPFPEDNEDEISVSEEAERSTLTPSAALRPSDKMTMSHLVERACCRDYQRLGLGTLSNSLTRSKNEPFRISTVNRMYAICRRFGPRVPDRRTGLTGWPKWLGLRSPGTEAPPLPVSPRRGHAHRPGLPVLLCLRSYPGLLIIPQSIQDNTVQRISRCYRQNRFPVVCWRNSRTKAVLLRSGGLHGKGVVGLFKSQNAPAPGPSQADSTSLEQEKYLQAIIHSMPHYADAGGRNTLSGGFSSAHVSHSGKWGSIRAGGRLSSYALNVEIGSRLAGKEFGAQPNGSPSDASFLRQLYIIGDKSQLRGVKPDPLQHWEMVPIEVFEARQVKSSFKKLMKACVPGSPSPESGPTYLRSLEESEWLVQIHKILQISVLVVELLDTGSSVLVSLEDGWDITTQVVSLVQLLSDPYYRTMEGFRLLVEKEWLSFGHRFAHRGAQTLASQSNGFTPIFLQFLDCVHQIHAQFPMEFEFSQYYLKFLSYHYVSNRFRTFLLDSDYERLELGLLYEEKGERKGPQPYRSVWDYVERLHKRSPVFFNYMYAPEDGEVLRPYSNISSLKVWDYYTHEALAEGPSYDWELVQQDQGELSEEAGQSDSGTPQSHRRIVWPCYDSCRQVEPDAISRLLEEVQSLEMELGQVPERWKETWDKVKASQLSEGSVLDSKATPSSLLMASSLSHQRRSLGVYLQEAGSGSSTLNLSLDSETSSSSTPSSGKQGGRRSTGTLYSQFQTAESENRSYEGSLYKKGAFMKPWKLRWFVLDKTKHQLRYYDSHLDVECKGVIDLAEVEAITPGTPTMGAPKMVDEKAFFDVKTIKRVYNFCAQDVQLAQQWIDRIQSCLSDA